TCCCGGCGCGAGCACGACCGTCGTCCTGCGCGGCGAGGTCGACGCCGAGTGCGCGGAACACCTCACGGCGCTGGCCGAGGACGCCCTCGCCGCGGGACGCCCCGTCGTCCTGGACGTCGCCGGGGTGACGTTCATGGACTCCACCGGCGCCGCGTTCGTGGCGACCCTGGCCCGGGGACTGGGGGCCGGGCGGGTCAGCGTGCTGCGGCCGTCGGACCAGGTGAGGTTCCTGCTCGCGGTGACCAGGCTCGACACGGTGGTCCACGTCGTCACCGACCCCGCCGGCCGGCGGTCACCGGGCTGAACCGGGAACCCCGCGCCGCCCCCGCGCCGCCGCCTCGACGGCGCCCGGACCCGCGGAGCAGACTGCGCCGGTGACGGACGGACCGGAGTTCGAGTGCGACCTCGTCCTCAAGGGCGGGGTGACGTCGGGGTTGGTGTACCCCTCGGCCGTCGTGCGGATCGCCCGCACGCACCGGTTCCGCTCGATCGGCGGTTCCTCGGCGGGTGCGCTGGCCGCGGTGCTCGCGGCGGCCGCCGAACTCGGACGGGGTTCGGGGGGTTTCGAGCGGCTCGCCGAGGTGCCGGCGCAGATGGCCGCCGTGAGCGGCGGGCGCAGCGGTCTGCTCGCGCTGTTCCGGCCGCAGCCGGGAACCCGGGAGCTGCTGGACCTGGCGCTGCTGCTGCGCGGGGCCGGGCGGGTCCGCACGCTGCTCGGGCACGTCGGGGCGCGCGGGGCGCGGACCCGGGGTTTCGCCGTCGCCGCCGTCGCCGCGCTCGCCGTCCTGGCCGGGGTGCTCGCGCTGGTGGCCGGCGCCGACACCCGCGCGGCCGTCGCGGCGGGGGTGAGTTCGCTCCTCCTCGCGCTCGTGGTGGTGGCCGGCGCGGCGCTGGGGTTCGGGGCGCGGGCGGTCCTCGGGTCGGCGCCGGGGCGGCTGGACGACAACCTCTTCGGGCTGTGCACGGGGCTCGGGGGGACCCCGCAGGAGCCGGCTCTCGGGGAGTACCTGCACACGACGGTCCAGCACCTCGCCGGCCGCGAGCAGCCCGTGACCTACGGGGACCTCGCGACCGCCGGGATCCGGCTCGTGACGACGACGACGAACGTCTCGCAGGGCGAGTCCTCGCACTTCCCGCTGACGCGCGGGGTGTGGGCCTACCGCCCCGAGCAGTGGCGGCGGCTGCTGCCCCCGGAGGTGATGGAGTTCCTCGCCTCCCGGCCCCCCGCGGCCGACGTCGCCCCGGAGCACCGGGCGACGGCGGCCGCGGCCGGGCTCGTCCTGCTGCCCGCGGCGGAGGACCTGCCGATCTGGCTGGGCGCGCGGATCAGCCTGTCGTTCCCCGTCCTGCTGTCGGCGGTGCCGTTGTGGACGTGGGCCCCCACGGGTTCGGACCCCCAGGGGCCGGCGCGGTGGGTCGAGTGCTGGTTCAGCGACGGCGGGATCACGTCGAACCTGCCCGTGCACCTGTTCGACTCCCCGCTGCCGAGCCGGCCCACGTACGCCGTGAACCTCGTCGGGGGTGCGGACCCCGCCAGCCCCGTCGCGCAGCGCGTGTTCCGGCCGGTCGCCTCCAGCGCGGCCACGACGCCGCCGGTGGCGGCGGTGGGCACCGTCCGGCAGTTCCTGGCCGGCGTCTACGACACGATGCACAACTGGGCCGACGAGTCCCAGGCGCGCGTCCCCGGGGTGCGCGAACGCATCTGCACCGTGCGGCTCGCCGACGACCAGGGCGGCCTGAACCTCGACATGGGACCGGAGCGGATCGCGGCGCTCGTGCGGCTCGGCGAGGCCGCGGGCGCCGAGCTCGCGGGGTTGCGCGAACGGTCCGGCCCGGACCCCGCGTCGGTGGTGGGCGACGAGTGGAACCGCCACCGGTACCTGCGGTTGCGCTGCCTCGTCGCCGGGACCGGGCTGCTGCTCGACGACGTCCGCCCGCGCTGGCGCACCGACTACCCGGAACTGGCGCGGGTGGCCGCGACGGAGGACCCGTTCCCGCAGTGGGGCCGCTGGGACGAGGAACGGACGGCGCGGTCGTCGGAACTGCTCGACGACCTGCTGGCGCGCGACGTCACGGCCTGGACGCAGCAGCCGCCGCCGGCGTCGCGGTTGACGCGCCGGACCCTGCACGACGACCTCGGCGGGGACGTTCAGGCCGGCGCCGAGAGCAGTTCCAGCAACCGGTCGACGAACACCGCCTGACCCTTCACGAGCTTCGTGCGGGCCTCGTCCGGGCTCAGCCACGCGACGCGGTCGATCTCGGGGAACTCCCGCAGCGTCCCCGACCGGGGCGGCCACTGCATCGTGAAGGTGCCCGGGACGACCGCCGCCGGGTCGAGGTCGGCCTCGCCCGCCCAGATCGTCACCAGCTTGCCGTTGGACCGCTGCACCGCCTCGCCGAGCCCGACGAGGTCGACGTCGGGGACGGGCAGACCGAGTTCCTCGGTGAACTCCCGCCGGGCCGCGGCGAGCGGTTCCTCGTCGGGGTCGAGCTCACCCTTGGGGATGGACCAGGCGTGCTCGTCCTTCGACGACCACAGCGGGCCGCCCATGTGACCGGCGAGGAGTTCCACCCCGTCCCCGGTCCGGCGGTACAGGAGAATCCCGGCGCTGCGCTTCGGCACGGCGCGATCCTGCCCCCGTTCACCGCCCGCCGCAGCCCGGACGCGAGACGTGACCCCTCTGACCCGATCGGGCGGTGGATCGGGCCCGGACGGAACTCCACCGCGCGGAGCCCTGCCGGCGCTCCTACGTTCCCGGGCCATGACGACGACGACACCGACCTCGACCACCCGTTCCGAACCCCTCGTCCTGACGGGTTTCATCCTCGGCATCGTGAGCCTGGTCGCCTGGCTCCTGCCGCTGCTCGGCGTGCCGCTCGCGGTCGTCGGGATCGTGCTGTCGGCCCTGGGCCGCTCGCGGGTCCACCGCAGCGCGGCCCGCAACGGACGGCAGGCGACGATCGGCCTCGTGCTCTCGATCGTGGGTCTGGTGCTGGCCGTGGGGAACGCCGCGCTCGGCGCCTACCTCGCGACGGCCTGACGGGTTCCCGCTGCGGGCGGGACG
The sequence above is drawn from the Kineococcus rhizosphaerae genome and encodes:
- a CDS encoding patatin-like phospholipase family protein, with protein sequence MTDGPEFECDLVLKGGVTSGLVYPSAVVRIARTHRFRSIGGSSAGALAAVLAAAAELGRGSGGFERLAEVPAQMAAVSGGRSGLLALFRPQPGTRELLDLALLLRGAGRVRTLLGHVGARGARTRGFAVAAVAALAVLAGVLALVAGADTRAAVAAGVSSLLLALVVVAGAALGFGARAVLGSAPGRLDDNLFGLCTGLGGTPQEPALGEYLHTTVQHLAGREQPVTYGDLATAGIRLVTTTTNVSQGESSHFPLTRGVWAYRPEQWRRLLPPEVMEFLASRPPAADVAPEHRATAAAAGLVLLPAAEDLPIWLGARISLSFPVLLSAVPLWTWAPTGSDPQGPARWVECWFSDGGITSNLPVHLFDSPLPSRPTYAVNLVGGADPASPVAQRVFRPVASSAATTPPVAAVGTVRQFLAGVYDTMHNWADESQARVPGVRERICTVRLADDQGGLNLDMGPERIAALVRLGEAAGAELAGLRERSGPDPASVVGDEWNRHRYLRLRCLVAGTGLLLDDVRPRWRTDYPELARVAATEDPFPQWGRWDEERTARSSELLDDLLARDVTAWTQQPPPASRLTRRTLHDDLGGDVQAGAESSSSNRSTNTA
- a CDS encoding STAS domain-containing protein, yielding MRGEVDAECAEHLTALAEDALAAGRPVVLDVAGVTFMDSTGAAFVATLARGLGAGRVSVLRPSDQVRFLLAVTRLDTVVHVVTDPAGRRSPG
- a CDS encoding DUF4190 domain-containing protein gives rise to the protein MTTTTPTSTTRSEPLVLTGFILGIVSLVAWLLPLLGVPLAVVGIVLSALGRSRVHRSAARNGRQATIGLVLSIVGLVLAVGNAALGAYLATA
- a CDS encoding NUDIX domain-containing protein, which encodes MPKRSAGILLYRRTGDGVELLAGHMGGPLWSSKDEHAWSIPKGELDPDEEPLAAARREFTEELGLPVPDVDLVGLGEAVQRSNGKLVTIWAGEADLDPAAVVPGTFTMQWPPRSGTLREFPEIDRVAWLSPDEARTKLVKGQAVFVDRLLELLSAPA